The following coding sequences lie in one Spea bombifrons isolate aSpeBom1 chromosome 5, aSpeBom1.2.pri, whole genome shotgun sequence genomic window:
- the RBFA gene encoding putative ribosome-binding factor A, mitochondrial — protein MPIAELSDSYRQAVEFGFFMALSATAVLRVLRAGEDRAWTGRRCVWKLISASCFPADSPIHMPSVMQRRSLHLSPAALAKNMLNKFASKTKKKFWYDSPSIGTQFVNKPDSLLSLMKVQKKQRREDSIRMRALNSIMFKALTDLLSTPEVSQEVYNLNVELSKVCISADFSACRAYWITSGVAGTDNQVEEVLQKYAPRFRYLLLTHQVLGSVPPIVFVRDRENAMIQEVERLLAVADFGEDYGDSTSGGHSEFRETSLEEISEASAPSSPSPDMFGIDHAYLNRQILEYKSKMKDHLSPPDSIGLSQQQQEQLAEIRRQKILKKKLKKQKAEKREDDDITPQKYLLDKYIEEEEDVSSAYPDIEDDINEVTEELEEKERKTRPLDEH, from the exons ATGCCGATCGCAGAACTCTCCGACAGTTACAGACAAGCTGTGGAGTTTGGGTTTTTCATGGCGCTTTCTGCTACAGCCGTTCTAAGGGTCCTCAGAGCCGGTGAGGATCGGGCCTGGACGGGAAGAAGATGCGTATGGAAGCTGATTTCGGCCTCCTGTTTTCCTGCGGACTCTCCGATTCACATGCCCTCTGTAATGCAGCGGCGATCCCTGCACCTCTCTCCGGCAGCGCTTGCCAAGAACATGCTGAATAAATTCGCCTCCAAAACCAA AAAGAAGTTCTGGTATGATAGCCCGTCTATTGGAACGCAGTTT GTGAATAAGCCAGACAGCTTGCTCAGCCTGATGAAAGTGCAAAAGAAGCAAAGGCGTGAAGATAGTATCCGCATGAGGGCATTGAACTCGATCATGTTTAAAGCATTGACTGATCTGCTCAGCACGCCAGAAGTTAGTCAAGAGGTTTATAACCTTAATGTGGAACTATCAAAG GTTTGCATATCAGCAGACTTTTCGGCTTGCCGTGCATACTGGATCACTAGTGGCGTCGCAGGAACTGACAATCAGGTTGAAGAAGTGCTACAGAAATATGCTCCCCGTTTTAG atatctcCTACTAACACATCAAGTTCTTGGAAGTGTTCCACCAATTGTGTTTGTCAGGGACAGAGAAAATGCTATGATACAAGAG GTAGAACGGTTGCTGGCAGTTGCCGATTTTGGAGAGGATTATGGTGATTCTACCTCGGGTGGTCATAGTGAATTCAG GGAGACTTCCTTAGAAGAAATTTCTGAAGCTTCAGCCCCTTCTTCACCATCTCCAGATATGTTTGGCATTGACCACGCCTATCTTAACAGACAGATTTTGGAATACAAATCTAAAATGAAAGATCATTTAAGTCCGCCCGATAGCATAGGGTTGTCTCAGCAGCAACAAGAGCAGCTGGCAGAGATCAGGAGGCAGAAGATTCTAAAGAAGAAACTAAAAAAGCAGAAAGCAGAGAAACGTGAAGATGACGATATCACACCACAAAAATATTTGCTGGACAAATATattgaggaagaggaggatgtgTCCAGTGCATACCCAGACATTGAAGATGATATAAATGAAGTAACTGAGGAGTtggaggaaaaagagagaaagacaaGACCGCTAGATGAACATTGa